From a single Rosa rugosa chromosome 7, drRosRugo1.1, whole genome shotgun sequence genomic region:
- the LOC133722278 gene encoding uncharacterized protein LOC133722278 isoform X3, with the protein MDFMTPRKLTFDQVELESNNQSSSIKKVGSGVKKKMCTAGFNLNLSALKNKKWKSKKNKMALVPNVSSTPIKGNRYSIASIKVWNKGKIMYGRIERIIS; encoded by the exons ATGGATTTCATGACCCCGAGAAAGCTCACATTTGATCAAGTGGAGTTGGAGTCCAACAATCAAAGTAGCAGCATCAAGAAAGTGGGTTCTGGTGTTAAGAAGAAGATGTGTACTGCTGGGTTTAATCTTAACTTGAGTGCATTGAAGAACAAGAAGTGGAAAAGCAAGAAGAACAAGATGGCATTGGTACCTAATGTCTCTTCAACTCCTATTAAGGGTAATCGTTACTCCATTGCCTCGATCAAAG TATGGAATAAGGGCAAGATCATGTATGGAAGAATCGAGAGAATCATCAGTTAG
- the LOC133722278 gene encoding uncharacterized protein LOC133722278 isoform X2, which produces MDFMTPRKLTFDQVELESNNQSSSIKKVGSGVKKKMCTAGFNLNLSALKNKKWKSKKNKMALVPNVSSTPIKGNRYSIASIKEGITSLDLRLDPLDFISTIRIQGVPERGMRSFFKIRVLMNSVTDSLRFDLLLVS; this is translated from the exons ATGGATTTCATGACCCCGAGAAAGCTCACATTTGATCAAGTGGAGTTGGAGTCCAACAATCAAAGTAGCAGCATCAAGAAAGTGGGTTCTGGTGTTAAGAAGAAGATGTGTACTGCTGGGTTTAATCTTAACTTGAGTGCATTGAAGAACAAGAAGTGGAAAAGCAAGAAGAACAAGATGGCATTGGTACCTAATGTCTCTTCAACTCCTATTAAGGGTAATCGTTACTCCATTGCCTCGATCAAAG AGGGTATTACATCACTGGATTTGAGATTAGACCCATTAGATTTTATATCAACAATAAGGATTCAGGGAGTTCCAGAAAGAGGGATGAGAAGCTTTTTCAAAATTAGAGTTTTAATGAATTCAGTAACTGATAGTCTTCGGTTTGATCTGTTATTGGTTTCTTAA
- the LOC133721177 gene encoding cytochrome P450 93A2-like: MANFHEYLVLLLIWLVPFIFFRTIFTKSRTHHRLPPSPRALPIIGHLHLLGRIPHQALHKLSSRHGPLIQLYFGSKPCVVVSSPEMARECLKTHEMSFLNRPKMTNVDYLTYGSADFVMAPYGPYWKFMKKLCMSELLGGRILDQNLPIRHEEIERFLHFMVKKADKGEQVDVGGELVRLTNNIISRMTFNRRCSDDDEEAYEVREVLEEMCELAGRFNFSDMFWFCKNLDLQGYGKRLKDVRNRYDKMMGKIMEEHEESRRKRKNDPSKCDNPVNLLDILLDIYEDQSSEIKLTRENIKGFIMNMFGAGTDTSSVTIEWALSELINRPNVMAKAREEIDSIVGTNRLVKESDIVNLPYLQAIVKETLRLHPTGPMIARESTEHCTINGYDIPEKTRLFVNVWAINRDPKHWKDPLEFVPERFWKSTLDVRGQSFQFLPFGSGRRSCPGTSLALQVVHATLAAVIQCFDWKVEDGAAGIDGTVGMEEGPGISLPRAKSLVCVPSVRFSHFHQPDIALS; the protein is encoded by the exons ATGGCGAATTTCCATGAGTACCTTGTTCTTCTCCTCATATGGTTAGTCCCTTTCATCTTTTTCCGAACCATCTTCACCAAATCTCGAACTCACCATCGTCTGCCTCCGAGTCCACGGGCCCTTCCCATCATCGGACATCTTCACCTCCTTGGCCGAATCCCTCACCAAGCTCTTCACAAGCTCTCATCCCGACACGGACCCCTAATTCAACTCTACTTTGGCTCCAAACCCTGTGTCGTCGTTTCCTCACCAGAAATGGCCAGAGAATGCCTAAAAACCCATGAAATGTCCTTCTTGAACCGTCCCAAAATGACCAACGTAGACTACCTTACTTATGGCTCAGCCGACTTTGTCATGGCACCTTATGGACCTTACTGGAAATTTATGAAAAAGCTTTGCATGTCTGAGCTGCTTGGAGGCCGAATCTTAGACCAAAATCTACCAATTAGGCACGAAGAGATAGAGCGATTCTTACATTTCATGGTTAAGAAAGCTGACAAGGGAGAACAAGTAGATGTTGGAGGAGAGCTTGTACGGTTAACAAATAACATCATCTCGCGGATGACATTTAATCGAAGGTGTtcggatgatgatgaagaagcaTACGAGGTGAGGGAAGTGCTGGAAGAGATGTGTGAGCTTGCCGGGAGGTTCAATTTCTCGGATATGTTTTGGTTCTGCAAGAATTTGGACTTGCAAGGATATGGAAAAAGGCTTAAAGATGTGCGTAACAGATATGACAAAATGATGGGAAAGATTATGGAGGAGCATGAGGAGTCaagaaggaagaggaagaatgaTCCATCTAAATGTGATAAcccagtgaatttgcttgatatTCTGCTTGATATATATGAAGACCAAAGCTCAGAGATCAAATTGACAAGAGAGAACATAAAGGGCTTTATCATG AATATGTTCGGTGCTGGGACTGATACATCATCGGTAACAATAGAATGGGCACTATCGGAGCTAATCAACCGCCCAAACGTGATGGCAAAAGCAAGAGAAGAAATTGATTCCATAGTGGGAACCAACAGATTAGTAAAAGAATCTGATATCGTCAATCTTCCCTATCTCCAAGCCATAGTAAAAGAAACACTGAGGCTTCACCCAACAGGCCCAATGATCGCGAGAGAGAGCACTGAACATTGCACCATCAACGGCTATGATATTCCGGAGAAGACCAGACTCTTTGTCAACGTTTGGGCCATCAATAGGGACCCAAAGCACTGGAAGGACCCGCTCGAGTTCGTGCCGGAGAGGTTTTGGAAGAGCACACTGGATGTGAGAGGCCAGAGCTTCCAGTTTCTGCCGTTTGGGAGTGGAAGAAGAAGTTGCCCTGGAACAAGTTTGGCTCTTCAGGTTGTTCATGCAACACTAGCAGCTGTAATTCAGTGCTTTGATTGGAAGGTTGAGGATGGAGCTGCTGGAATTGATGGTACGGTGGGGATGGAAGAAGGACCTGGGATATCACTTCCTAGGGCTAAATCTCTGGTTTGTGTTCCTTCGGTCAGGTTTAGCCATTTCCATCAACCTGATATTGCTCTTTCTTAG